The following proteins are encoded in a genomic region of Leptospira mtsangambouensis:
- the pckA gene encoding phosphoenolpyruvate carboxykinase (ATP): MSVSTNLRGLAELGLKPSEVFHNLSYEEIYQHELNNKEGVTSDNGTMMVDTGIFTGRSPKDKYFVDEPSSQNNIWWGPVNTKVSEAIFNELYAEVTKFLDNKKLYVFDGHAGTNADTSISLRVVTERAWQHHFCTNMFLRPTKEELAKLNPEFTIINASGYKNTKYKEHGLNSDVFVIFHLAKKICIIGGTEYGGEMKKGIFSVMNYYLPLKNVLTMHCSANVGKDGDSALFFGLSGTGKTTLSTDPHRKLIGDDEHGWDDNGIFNIEGGCYAKTINLDPKTEPEIYAAIRRDALLENVVFDAGTKKVDYSSAAKTENTRVSYPIFHIDNIQPGSKAGHPNTVIFLTYDAYGVLPAVSKLSIEQAMYHFLSGYTAKVAGTERGVKEPQATFSACFGQAFMTLHPTYYAKLLGEKMKKHQVNAYLINTGLVGGKYGVGKRMNLPATRQIINEILNGNIEKSEFEKHPVFQVSFPKTIEGVDAHILNPRNAWENKEEYDKTATDLAKQFIENYKKYLTGSKEFDYSQYGPVA, encoded by the coding sequence ATGTCTGTATCTACTAATCTGCGCGGCCTTGCTGAATTAGGCCTTAAACCATCCGAAGTCTTCCATAACTTATCTTACGAAGAAATTTACCAGCACGAATTGAACAACAAAGAAGGTGTTACTTCTGATAACGGAACGATGATGGTAGATACCGGAATTTTTACGGGTCGCTCCCCAAAGGACAAATACTTTGTCGATGAACCTTCTTCCCAAAACAACATTTGGTGGGGTCCAGTCAATACAAAGGTTTCTGAAGCTATCTTCAACGAACTTTATGCAGAAGTAACCAAATTCCTAGATAACAAAAAACTTTATGTTTTTGATGGTCACGCTGGAACTAACGCTGACACAAGTATCTCTCTCCGTGTTGTTACCGAAAGAGCTTGGCAACACCACTTTTGCACTAACATGTTCCTTCGCCCTACAAAAGAAGAACTCGCAAAACTAAATCCAGAATTTACTATCATCAACGCTTCTGGTTACAAAAACACAAAATACAAAGAACACGGCCTTAACTCCGATGTATTTGTGATCTTCCACTTAGCAAAAAAAATCTGTATCATTGGTGGAACAGAATACGGTGGGGAAATGAAAAAAGGGATTTTCTCTGTCATGAACTACTACCTACCGCTTAAAAACGTGCTCACTATGCACTGTTCCGCTAACGTTGGTAAGGATGGAGACAGCGCTCTTTTCTTTGGTCTTTCTGGAACAGGAAAAACAACTCTTTCCACTGACCCACACCGCAAACTGATCGGTGATGATGAACATGGTTGGGACGATAACGGAATCTTCAATATTGAAGGTGGATGTTATGCAAAAACCATCAACCTAGATCCAAAAACAGAACCAGAAATCTATGCTGCGATTCGTCGTGATGCTCTTCTTGAAAACGTTGTGTTTGATGCGGGAACTAAAAAGGTAGATTACTCTTCTGCTGCGAAAACAGAAAACACACGAGTATCTTACCCAATCTTCCACATCGATAACATCCAACCAGGATCAAAAGCAGGTCACCCAAACACTGTGATCTTCCTTACTTATGATGCTTACGGTGTTCTTCCTGCGGTTTCTAAACTTTCGATCGAACAAGCAATGTATCACTTCCTTTCTGGTTACACAGCTAAGGTTGCGGGAACAGAGCGCGGTGTAAAAGAACCACAAGCAACATTCTCTGCTTGTTTCGGTCAGGCGTTTATGACTCTCCACCCAACATACTATGCAAAGTTACTCGGTGAAAAAATGAAAAAACACCAAGTAAATGCATACCTAATCAACACAGGTCTTGTTGGTGGAAAATATGGTGTAGGAAAACGTATGAACCTTCCTGCGACTCGCCAAATCATCAATGAAATCCTTAACGGAAACATTGAAAAATCCGAGTTCGAAAAACACCCAGTATTCCAAGTGTCTTTCCCAAAAACCATCGAAGGTGTGGATGCACATATCCTCAACCCACGTAACGCTTGGGAAAACAAAGAAGAATACGACAAAACAGCAACTGACCTTGCAAAACAATTCATTGAGAACTACAAAAAATACCTCACTGGTTCCAAAGAATTTGACTACAGCCAATACGGACCAGTCGCGTAA
- a CDS encoding glycogen/starch synthase: MKILHASAEYFPYIKMGGLADMLASLTKEQAKSEEVYVALPLIGKLGKSPQYTGKEYPALLPRDRQTDSVVVSILKASRFLEAEEGGVKLYFFESELFQPLDSIYGHAEEHFRFAMFSYTCYCLSQILNVDIFHAHDWHTALSLALQKDSVKQIPSVFTIHNLAYQGDHPYWMTGFLKEEPFRLITSPFEHNDKCNYMKAGILSAGKITTVSPGYREETISEPNGFGLSYCLRQRESDYSGILNGIDSEEWNPEKDKRIYKTYSSKDWKEGKLKNKEGLYKEIGRPFLSTDAPLIGLIGRLTYQKGFPDFLQAFLERRHLPHRYVVLGSGDPDTEKSFFHLSDTLPDLFYFYKGYNESLAHKIEAASDFFLMPSLFEPCGLNQMYSHVYGTIPIVSRVGGLRDTVEESNLLPFKTGIVFEPNDASSLGYALERASDLYLSPEREILVQNIMKLDWSWEKRKVEYDFVYRKAIETKI; this comes from the coding sequence ATGAAGATTCTCCACGCATCTGCAGAATATTTTCCTTACATCAAGATGGGCGGGCTTGCCGACATGCTTGCTTCCCTGACCAAAGAACAGGCGAAGTCGGAAGAAGTTTATGTCGCATTACCTCTCATTGGCAAATTGGGAAAGTCACCCCAGTATACGGGAAAAGAGTATCCGGCCCTTCTACCCAGAGATAGGCAAACAGACTCGGTAGTGGTTTCTATTCTAAAGGCCTCTCGTTTTTTAGAAGCAGAGGAGGGAGGAGTGAAGTTATATTTTTTTGAATCAGAATTATTCCAACCTTTGGATTCCATCTATGGACATGCAGAAGAACATTTTCGGTTTGCTATGTTTTCATACACTTGTTATTGCTTAAGTCAAATTTTAAATGTAGATATTTTTCATGCCCATGATTGGCATACGGCCCTGTCTCTTGCTTTACAAAAAGATTCCGTAAAACAAATTCCAAGCGTTTTCACGATTCATAATTTGGCTTATCAAGGAGACCATCCCTATTGGATGACTGGTTTTTTAAAAGAGGAACCCTTTCGTCTGATCACAAGTCCCTTTGAACACAATGATAAATGCAATTATATGAAAGCCGGGATTTTATCTGCCGGAAAAATCACAACGGTGAGTCCTGGATATAGAGAAGAAACGATTTCGGAACCAAATGGATTTGGACTCAGTTATTGTTTGAGACAAAGAGAAAGTGACTATTCCGGGATTTTGAATGGAATTGATTCGGAGGAATGGAATCCAGAAAAAGACAAAAGAATTTACAAAACATATTCCTCTAAAGATTGGAAGGAGGGAAAATTAAAAAACAAAGAAGGGTTATATAAAGAAATAGGAAGACCTTTTCTTTCAACAGATGCTCCTTTGATTGGTCTGATTGGAAGACTCACTTACCAAAAAGGATTTCCTGATTTTTTACAAGCCTTTTTAGAAAGGCGCCACCTTCCGCACCGTTATGTGGTCCTTGGTTCAGGAGATCCAGACACAGAAAAGTCTTTTTTTCATTTATCTGATACTTTACCTGATCTATTTTATTTTTACAAAGGATACAACGAAAGTTTAGCTCATAAAATCGAAGCAGCCAGCGATTTTTTTCTAATGCCTTCTCTCTTTGAACCATGTGGTCTAAACCAAATGTACAGTCATGTTTATGGAACCATTCCCATTGTATCTCGTGTGGGTGGATTACGGGATACTGTGGAAGAATCCAACCTTTTGCCATTCAAAACAGGCATTGTCTTTGAACCGAATGACGCCAGTTCGTTGGGCTATGCATTAGAACGAGCTAGCGACTTATATCTTTCTCCTGAAAGAGAGATTTTAGTCCAAAACATTATGAAATTAGATTGGAGTTGGGAAAAAAGAAAAGTTGAGTATGATTTTGTATATAGGAAGGCTATAGAAACGAAAATATAA